The sequence ctccatatattctgtctttaatcggcttaggcgaagacctttagattccaacacttctctccaaaggttaagcttcgcgtttaccccttcctgcgtttcatctatcaacactatatcgtttgcgaaaagcatacaccaaagaatatcatcttaaatattaagtttgtgatcttcgctagattgctccgctcattgtgtggataagtatgtaaatggatgtagacaggaagcaaacacaagatgtacgtggttcacccagattggctacgtccacggagtaaaggagttctcattaattgtgaagggtttacacagtatataggttcaagctctccgtCAGTGAGTACAAGTggatgatttagtacaaatgacattaggaaatattgtggaagaatgatctcgtaatcacgaaacttttaagtaccgaagtgtggtatcgtcttcacttgccttatctgtctcataggtagatgcacaaggtaatgtatcaatttcacttgacgcttacttgtagtttcaggcttggtcaagcgcgatacaaaccatgtagtaggagtcccccaagtcgccgagctaggggatctgctgaaagaggtgacagacaaggtaagcaatcagagctccaagcaattagtcccagatcagaagtttgatttcaagttccggctgattgttatctttctccttatcttgcaggtagcatgaaggataaagagaagaaaatgagaaaaggtgatatgagatacttttgcttttgaagaagtaactttccacaggcttattcttgaactgggctggagggttttcttgtttccgccagagtataaggccgactgaagaatttgagggtcaaaacaagtccatcaaatctagagtacgttcgaccctgctgatatgggatacttttgctgttgacaaagtagtggatgtatcggcacgtgttctgttgtgcttgtctccacatgcttccttgtatccttctcacttgccctatttgttcctcaggcagatgtggtatcttctcgggaagcataagatgttgaagatgagtactcgagagcaatggggtttcaggcagtcagttccggactggaagcttgattccaagtgctgactgattgctctctttctccttgtctagcaggtaagaacaaggccaaaggaaaagacagggaaaaagcatgatatgggatactcttgcttttaaccctgatgatatgagatattcttgctctggtgtagcttgtttgcagaggtattctcggggggaaagaaagctgagtatttcgagaggcttcgttgggagtgccctctcagatatgaagaagggttgagcatttttgcaggtctgcctgtccgttgaggatggaggtcggcatatataggagtctccctaacaagaaggagtaatactattcttttaccctgcttggtcatagcgcggtagtgggagctgccagcttcacgtgttttaactctgtcagagcgctttgaaaaagtggtctgtgatatctggaaagctgatgttacgtgtgaagattacagacaagctttatccaaggagatctggctctcgaagttgagaaagtggtgtgaggattacagacaagctttatctaaggggctctcgaagttgagaaagcggtgcctcttcggttttcgaacaagcaatcctgtcggggatctgtctctcgagattcagagaacggtgcctcttcgattttttagaaagtaatcctgctaggagtctggctctcgagattcggagagcgatgtctcgtcgctttttgagaaagtaatcatgttaggagtctggctctcgagattcggaggacggtgcatcttcgatcttgaagcaagcaatcttgttgggagtgttttctcgaatgtgagtaaaggttaggcctgtttgctaatctaccttgccacggagcacaaaggttgacccacatggactttccaattatccagcagtggtcctgttcctttacccttgtgggtaataatatgatagctagaccttcaaaatttatgtgtctaaactttgttagtgctgtttctttgctattcttttacccttcttggtcatagcgatgtaatgggagctgcaagcttcacgtgtctaaactttgtcagagatttttggcaaagttatctgtggtacccgtgagctgatgttgcgtgtggaaagtgaatgattgaacaATAACATTCacatgctttctacttcactagaaatcttcgacaaaatgcccgtaatttctgcaaagttgagtgtgcatgtgacaggtgctgacaaggctgaaaagtaggtacctcttcgatttctgagatcggccctcgtggtctctcagcagcccagcttttaagaaagcaagcacctcttcgatttctgcgatcgaccttcgtggtctttgagcagcccagcttttgagaaagcaaacgcctcttcgattcctgagatcggccctcgtggtctctgagcagcccagcttttgagaaagcaaacgccttttcgatttctgagcaggcgcctcttcgatttctgaagctccatcgagtgcagatttttatagaggctggtattaagttccaaagcacacttgaatctccaccagtagaagctcccttcttgcatttctaagatcttgatttgtccgacctcttttctcttcaacacctttgaaaatgtctagcccctccgaccgtcgttttgacttgaaccttgttgaagaggcagccacgccttctctagacaacatatggcgcccatccatcttatcccctactggtcctcttaccgttggggattccgtgatgaagaatgatatgaccgttgcggtggtggccaggaaccttctcactcccaaagataacagactactttccaaacggtttgatgagttggctgttaaggattctctggctctcagtgttcagtgtgcaggttctgtgtctaatatggcccaacgcctatttgctcgaacccgccaagttgaatcattggaggctgaagtgatgagtctcaaacaggagattagagggctcaagcatgagaataaacagttgcaccggctcgcacatgactatgctacaaacatgaagaggaagcttgaccagatgaaggaatctgatggtcagattttacatggtcatcagaggtttgtgggtttgttccaaaggcatttattgccttcgtcttctggggctgtaccgcgtaatgaagctccaaatgatcaacctccgatgcctcctccttctagggtgctgtccagtactgaggctccgaatgatccccctccggtgccttctctttctggggctctgccgactgctgagacttttcctaagcaacctttgtgaaggctccctcttgtttatttattttgacttgtgtatatgtacatatttgtaatttcttagaaatatcaataaataagctttgtttcatttcaacgtattgtgttatatacaccaaagccttctttactaagttctttgaatttttcttttgttgaagcttgtatgttgaagctttgtgagtggagcatgtaggttgaggtagtgttcccttaatttcccgagtggggaaaacttctcgattggagacttgaaaaatccaagtcactgagttgggtcggctatatgaatcttagaacgccattgtgctcgatcctgtgtcatgtcctccgttagatccaagtactctaagtcttttcttagagtctcttccaaagttttcctaggtcttcctctaccccttcggccttgaacctctgtcccgtagtcacatcttctaaccagagcgtcagtaggccttctttgcacatgtccaaaccactgtaaccgattttctctcagttttccttcaatttcggctactcctactttacctcggatatcctcattcctaatcttatcctttctcgtgtgcccacacatccaacgaagcatcctcatctccgctacacccattttgtgtacgtgttgatgcttcaccgcccaacattctgtgccatacagcatcgccggccttattgtcgtcctataaaattttcccttaagcttcagtggcatacgacgatcacacaacacgtcggatgcactcttccacttcatccatccaacttgtattctatggttgagatctccatctaattctccgttcttttgcaatatagatcctaggtagcgaaaacggtcgctctttggtatttcctaatctccgatcctcacccctaactcattttggcctccatttgcactgaacttgcactccatatattctgtctttgatcggcttaggcgaagacctttagattccaacacttctctccaaaggttaagcttcgcatttaccccttcctgagtttcatctatcaacactatatcgtctgcgaaaagcatacaccaaggaatatcatcttgaatatgtcctgttaacttatccattaccaacgcaaaaaggtaaggacttaaggatgagccttgatgtaatcctacagttatggagaagctttcggtttgtccttcatgagttcttacggcagtctttgctccttcatacatatcctttatagcttggatatatgctactcgtactcctttcttctctaaaatcctctaaagaatgtctcttgggaccctatcatacgctttttccaaatctataaagaccatgtgtaaatcctttttcccatctctatatctttccatcaatcttcgtaagagatagattgcctccatggttgagcgccctggcatgaacccgaattggttgtccgaaacccgtgtctcttgcctcaatctatgctcaatgactctctcccaaagcttcattgtatgactcattagcttaatacccctatagttcatgcaattttgtacgtcgcccttattcttgtaaataggcaccaaggtgctctttcgccactcgtttggcatcttcttcgttttcaaaatcctattgaaaaggtcagtgagccatgctatacctgtctctcccaaggctttccacacttcaatcggtatatcgtctgggcccactgcttttctatgcttcatcttcttcaaagctacaaccattttttccttcctgattcgacgataaaatgagtagtttctacactcttctgagttactcaattcccctaaaggagtactcctttcatgtccttcattgaaaagattatgaaaataacctctccatctgtctttgaccgcgttctctgtagcaagaacctttccatcctcatccttgatgcccctcacttggtttaggtcccttgtcttcttttcccttgctctggctagtttatagatatccaactctccttctttggtatctagtcgcttatacatatcgtcataagccgctaacttagcttctctcacagctttcttcgcctcttgcttcgctcttctatacctttcaccattttcatcggtcctatccttgtataaggctttacaacattccttcttagccttcacctttgtttgtacctcctcattccaccaccaagattccttttggtgtggggcaaagcccttggactctcctaatacctcttttgctacttttcggatacagctagccatggaatcccacctttggctagcttccccctctctatcccacacacacttggtgattacttgctctttgaaaatgacttgtttttctcattttagattccaccatctagtctttgggcacttccaagtcttgttcttttttctcactcttttgatatgtacatccatcaccaacaagcgatgttgattagccaagctctcccccggtataactttgcaatccttacaagttatacgatcctctttcctcattagaagaaaatctatttgtgtttttgacgacccactcttgtaggtgatcacatgttcttctttcttcttaaagaaggtgttggctaagaagagatcatatgccattgcaaaatccaagatagcttccccatcctcatttctctccccaaaaccatggccaccatgaaaacctccatagttgcctgtctccctacccacgtgtccatttaaatctcctcctataaataacttcttcgtctgagcaattccttgcaccaagtctccaaggtcttcccaaaatttctccttcgaactcgtatccaaccctacttgaggtgcgtacgcactaatcacattgatgagttcttgtcctattacaatcttgattgccatgattctatctcctactctcttgacatctacaacatcttgtgtcaaggtcttgtccacaatgatgccaacaccgtttctcgttctatttgtgcccgaataccaaagcttaaaccctgagttttctagatcctttgccttaagaccaacccacttagtttcttgtaggcacataatatttatccttctcctcaccataacttccactacttccatagattttcccgttaaggttcctatattccacgttcctaaatgcattctactctcttaaactctacccttctgtcctagcttcttcaccatcctccgtctaataggatcaaagtacttcttttgtgtgtcctgtgtaaagttgatatgagcatatgctcccaaacaactttgagtggagtcgttcgaaaagaagtttctatggcccccttgctcatttaacactacaTCCGGGTGCTGATGGAGATACAGcaacccttgctcacttatcactgtgctcgggccaaagtatcaaaattctactaAAATAACCAAGAATAGAgtaaaatatatggtataatatGGACTCATCAAGCATCAAACCCAAATTATATTAAAGATTAACATATTAATCTTACAGGTCCATATCAACGTAAATTCGAGGGCACGTACGTATATTGCAGATCAATTTTTGTGGCACGGCGACAGCTCGAGAGGCCATTATGTAGTACCTGGATGGAGTAGCATATAAACCCAAGCAGTCTACCATTTCAGTATTACCTGCTCATATCATTTACTTAATCAAAACTTTGCTGCTTCATTCCAGTACACTAGCTAGCCAGCTAACATGGGGTTCATTAACCTGCAGCCGTGGAAGTATACGTGCTTGAGCTTGATCCTCATGCTGGGGGCCTGGTCACCCGGAGCCACTTCTCGCACTCTACAAGATGCATCGATATATGGGAGATACGAGCAATGGTTGACTCGTTATGGTCGTGTATATAACGACGTTAATGAGAAGGAAACTCGTTTCAAGATATTCAAGGAAAATGTGGCGTTTATAGAATCTTCTAATAAGGATGCAAACAAACCTTACAAATTAAGTGTCAATCAATTTGCAGACcttacaaatgaagagttcAAAGTCTCAAGAAATGGATTCAAGGGACACGAGTGCTCCACGAAGACAACTTCTTTCAAATATGAAAATGTGACTGCATCATTACCAGCAACAATGGATTGGAGAAAGAAAGGAGCAGTCACCCCCGTCAAGGACCAAGGCCAATGCGGtagttatattttttatttatttatattaactGGTTTTATTTGATACTTATTCTAACTACTTTTAATTCCAATATCAAAGTACAGGATGTTGCTGGGCTTTTTCAGCAGTGGCCGCCACGGAAGGAATTACACAGCTTACAACTGGGACATTGATCTCTTTGTCTGAGCAAGAGCTCGTTGATTGTGACACTGCTAGTGAAGACCAAGGATGTGAGGGCGGCTTGATGGACGATGCCTTCCAGTTCATCCAACAAAACCACGGGATTGGCACAGAAGCTAATTACCCCTATGAAGGCGTTGATGGTACATGTAATTCCAAGAAGGAAGCCAGCCATGCAGCCAAGATAACTGGCTTTGAAGATGTCCCTGCAAACAGTGAAAAGGACCTTCTTGCCGCAGTAGCTCATCAACCTGTTTCTGTTGCCATTGATGCTAGTGGTTCCGACTTCCAGTTCTATTCAAGTGGTGTCTTTACCGGAACCTGTGGAACGAGCCTTGACCATGGTGTTACCGCTGTTGGTTATGGCGTGAGTGAGGATGGGACTAAGTATTGGCTAGTGAAGAACTCATGGGGTGCAGAATGGGGTGAAGCTGGGTACATTAGAATGCAGAGAGATGTTGCTGCAGCGGAAGGACTTTGTGGCATTGCTATGGCTGCCTCTTACCCCACAGCTTAGATAATTTTACCCTCAACAATTAACTATATAATATGCGTTGTAGGCTGTAAGATATGTATCAATTTGTATGAATATTATACGATATTGTGAAAATCTTCTTCGGTTTCTTCTGTTTGAACTAAGTACATAAAGTGCATGCTCTTTTCAATTCATTTCCTTTACCAAATCCCGAATCTCGGCTGCTTCTAGGAATCTCATTAATCAAAATCATGAGATTAGCTCTGAGGCAAATTACAACACCGGTGTTGACCATACCGGCAACAGCCATGCCCCTCACGCATCGATATAACTGGCTAGGGCTATGAAGACATGCCAGGAAGCAATGACAAGGCCCTTCCCCAGGCTATTGCTAATCAACTTGTATCTGATTGCATTGATGCCGGAGGAGAAGATTTCATGTCCTATAAAAGTGGCGTCTTTAAAGGAGTACGTGGACTAGCCATCGATCATTGTGTTTCCACTTATTGGTTATGAGATCAGTGATGATGCAGAACTTTCATGGCACATGATATACAGCCACGTAGAGTTCCGTATCAATGAAATAAGGACATGTGAACAAACTTACACacgtctttttattttattgggcAGGATGCCACTGTGGCAATGTCCCATACCATTTAAGTCATATTATTGTGTATCAGATTGTATACTCAAACGAACCACCAATTTCAGAACTGCACAAGCGTAAGTGTGCCCTTTCTTTTCCCTTTGAAACTACATCCATAAACCAATCATCAGACCTTTGAATGAACCACCATGAGCAGTAACATGGACTCAAAAATGCAAACATTATTACTAGTTTAGCTACTTGTTACTCCCGCAAAATCATAATACAACATTCAGCGTTAAACACAACTTGCAATGTGCTGAAGTACACATGTAAAGTAAAAACAGATTAAACTAGGCAAAACTACAGCACACCTTAAATATGGAGCCAAATGGAAGTTCGTAGGCCAGCTCAGGCAGAAGGTTCTTCGAGTTTTAGTTGCTCTGACGCAACTCTGGTCGCACAAAGTCTGCATCAGCAGGCACTGAAATGTCAACTGTAGGTCTCAGTTCAGCGCATAACTTGATGGCTCCATGCACTGGATCTGACATGAAGTTGCTGATGAGGTCTCGGTTGATGGGTGCACCATTGTCCACAGAAACTAAGGCCTGCTGAGTAAGGATGTAATCAAATCGTGGAGCCCATTTCCTTGATCCCAACCGAGCTGTTGTTGAACAGTTATCCACCATGAAAGAAACTCCCCGAGCATGCATAAAAGGATTCAAAGAATCCACCGACTCAATAACACTTTCATTAATGATCTCCGAATATGAATGTCCTTTCTTCCTCAAGACTTCGATCTGGAAATTCATAAAGCGGTTAAAATCACATGCAGAAGAAATTATCCCCAGTTAACTAACAAAATCATTCACTTCTTAttaggaaaaaataaaataaattcccAGCATTTATGTTCCAAGGAACTGAAGTTTCaattgaaagaaagaaaccTACAATTTGCATTATGAAACATTAAGTATGCATGTTCATCGTTTCTACCACAGATCCTCTCATAGATGATAACTTAAAATACATGATGTTTGAAGTAGATGTTTCATGATTTTGACTAGATATATTCACAGAATAATAACCCTTTATGAAATCCACATTCTTAACTATATGGTCTAGAGCTGATATGCATCTTAGTCTGACAAAAagtaaaaacatcaaaatatttTCATATACCAATCTTTTGTTGCCaattttctaatattttataGGCACACACTTGCTATTCGGACTGTTTAATTAACTTAGTCTGGTGTCAATATAAAGTAATCGATGAAACCTTATTAATTTTGGCAAGTTAGTATGAGAACATGTATAATCTTCTGAACTTTGAGATCAGAACAAAAGGAAAGTATCATTCATTTGTAAGCAACTCAGAACGATTGCTTGTTGGAAGGTAATCTCATCTTTTGCAATGTTACATTCTCACCCATTCTAAAGAGTTAGGCTAATACCTGCGCCATCATTAAGGCAACAAAAACACCAGCAGTGAAAGGGTGTAATGGGCCTAGATCACCAGCTGGCCTTGTTGATCGGACACGCTCACCGACTTTCCACATGCGGGTCTGATCAATTTTACCCATTGGGAATGCAGGCAGACCCTCCTTCTCCTGTAAACAAAGCATGTTCATTATCAATTTGCATAACATGAATATTTGTTTACTTAAAGTATTCAAAGTACTATGACACTGAGAATCATGTATTTCTAAACAACAATAATTAAAATAGGGATTTCACCAATTGAAAACAGATGGAGAACATACGTAAAAGCGGCGACCGGCCAAGACAACACTGCGGATCTCGCTGCCACTGGCAACATCCTCATAGCATTCATACAAGATGTCCATGCATGGATAAAATGAGGCACTATAAGCAGCCTCAAATTCCCTTTTGCCATCTTCAGACAAAGAGTTGTAAATCTCTAACATGCCCTGTtgggaaaaataattaaattgatATACAAGCACGGATGTGCACAGGAACAAACAGATGTAAACTACAAATAATGAAATCCATACATGGGCAGTACCTTAGTCGAGATGGTCCTTGACACAACTCCAGTTATGCATTCAACAGTGTTTTTATAAGCCAAATCCTCACTCATTCCATTTTCAGTGTACCTTCTAAATAGTGACTCCACAATTCCATGAACAGCACCAAGTAATATGCCTACAAagcaaagaagaagagatgagaTATGAAGTTTACTGGATTCAAAGCATaagcaaagaaaagagagaaagttaCGATGTAGCAAATAAAACATACCTCGTTCGCCAAAGATGTCACTTTTGTATTCCTGCTCTAGTGTAGTGGCAAATGTGAAAGGAGAACCAAGGGCAACTGACCAGCCCAGGGCCACATCTGTGGCTCTACCATCAACATCCTGTACAAACACAGAACATTTAGTATCCAGGATATCAGTTATATTAAGGCCAGAAaatatgtagagagagagagagagagagatgacctGGTGGACTGCAAAACTGGAATTAATTCCCGCACCATTTATCTCTTTGCCTTGGACATAAAGCCTCCTTACAGATGGACCCATTCCCTTGGGACATACAGCAATTACACTGATGTTCTTGGGAAAGTCAAGTCCCACTGACTGCAAATGCCCTAGAAGGAACCCATGGGAAAGACCAAGTATACTATTTGGTTTCATGTGTGAAAATACCTTCTCATAATTATCGGCCTGCAACATGAGACAGTTCAACCCTTTCAGAAAGATACTTTTAAGGGTACCCAGAAAACAGGCTCGTTCACCCACACACCCACGACTTCGTTCCATTAGAGATTACTTCTGTAATATGACCTGATTCTCAACAAAGTAAAACTTCACCAAGCAAACTCTACTTACATTAGCACGGCatcaaataatttctgaccagCAAACAAAATCATGCATAATTATGAAGATATCTATGAGATGACAACTATACTGAGCTTAATAACACTCTGGTTTAATGCTAACAAATGACATGTTAAGTACTCACATGGTAgagaacttaaaaacacttgatTATCAACACCATGTCAACACCTTTCAGCAGATACAGTCGACAACAttacatcaaaaaaaaaaaaaaccatataacTGGGTAATCGCATTATCAGTACTTCAGCCTTTCTTAACCTATTTTCCTAAGTGACTTATTAGTAAGTACAACAAGTCAGTGCCCAGGGACAAGAAGATAAAGATGgtttaaaatgataaatggaTTAGCAgaccaaaaattattttagcaGAACAGAACAGAGGCACCTGTGCAACTACAAGTTACAGCCAATATTAGAAGGAATAAAATTTCCAAAAGTGCAATTAACAGACCTGCGCAGAATCAGAAATTAGCAGCAACACGAGATCACTGCCTGAAACTGTTTCGTATATATCACCCAAAGTCCCATTCTCCTCAGTGAAACCAGCTGCACGAGCTTCAGCACAAGAACGGGAGCCCTTCCTAAGCCCAATCTGTAAAGTCACGGAAGGTTATATAATATGTATGTATAAGAAAACGATAACCGCAACACACTGAAAACATAAGTCagtaactaaattttttttttttaatgcattttttagtgtaaacagGAAAGCATTTACCTTGACAACAATGTCAGACTTTGCTTCAACTAGAGAATCTCTTAGATTCTGAGCTTGAGCAGGTCCCTGAGGTGAAGATAGGTTAAAAGACCCAAATAACATATAGTGACTGAGACAGAAAAATACATTCACATTTTACAACAGTGAAAAATGCATGGAAAAGAATTATGATATGTAGACATCCCCTCTCTTGTTCCCAAAGAGAAGGTTATTTGAAAGAAGCAATGTTAGAGCATAGTCTGCAAGCTAGACTTCTACATTCTCACACGCTCTGCAGTAGAATATTACAACAAAACCTCATGTACCTTACTGTCAGTCGTTCAAATAACCCATGTGCAACTCACAAACTATTCCAACTGTCCGGCCTAATTATGGTGCTCCATGAGAAATTGGGAAGAGAAGCTTATACAAATATTCAGATTCAGTGTGTTAGTAATATAGGATCCTGAAGCAAATAAATTTACTCATACCGGATTACCATAAGTAACCTATTGAcatagagaaaaaagaaaacagaaaagaaatcaACACCCATAAGTCATGCATTTCTTTCTGCAACTCGTTTAAAAGGACAGATAATCTCCCAATTATTTAAAGCAGGTGCTTCTGGTTTTGTTTTCACAAGGAAACGTACGGATACATAAATGATGCGAAAATCTAAGAAACAATGCAGACACAAATACTAATCATTATGTTCAATAAATACAACCATTTAACAAATAGATAAAAGATATGAGAGAAGTTCATTCACCTGAGAACCCCAACCAATAACACCAATTTGCTTAATACCCTTGAAAGCATCAGGCAATAAATGGAACAGATCCCTTCCTCCTCTCACAATATACTGCAGTTGGCATCAAACCCAACACACACAATCAATAAGACAATCCAAATGGAAATCATTTCTCATTCATTATCAgtaatatgcatataataaCAACAAATAAATACAATGTACATGTATTTGCGTACACCCGCGGAGAACAGCTCAACACTTTTCCATCA is a genomic window of Malus domestica chromosome 09, GDT2T_hap1 containing:
- the LOC103411732 gene encoding senescence-specific cysteine protease SAG39-like gives rise to the protein MGFINLQPWKYTCLSLILMLGAWSPGATSRTLQDASIYGRYEQWLTRYGRVYNDVNEKETRFKIFKENVAFIESSNKDANKPYKLSVNQFADLTNEEFKVSRNGFKGHECSTKTTSFKYENVTASLPATMDWRKKGAVTPVKDQGQCGCCWAFSAVAATEGITQLTTGTLISLSEQELVDCDTASEDQGCEGGLMDDAFQFIQQNHGIGTEANYPYEGVDGTCNSKKEASHAAKITGFEDVPANSEKDLLAAVAHQPVSVAIDASGSDFQFYSSGVFTGTCGTSLDHGVTAVGYGVSEDGTKYWLVKNSWGAEWGEAGYIRMQRDVAAAEGLCGIAMAASYPTA
- the LOC103411731 gene encoding ketol-acid reductoisomerase, chloroplastic-like — translated: MAAATSSFSPALCPAPQSSSTSKTHVAPSSLGFSSAVSKSINPLRAKATRGGNVSGIGSALGACMVSMPSIKSPPSLDFETSVFTKEKINLAGHDEYIVRGGRDLFHLLPDAFKGIKQIGVIGWGSQGPAQAQNLRDSLVEAKSDIVVKIGLRKGSRSCAEARAAGFTEENGTLGDIYETVSGSDLVLLLISDSAQADNYEKVFSHMKPNSILGLSHGFLLGHLQSVGLDFPKNISVIAVCPKGMGPSVRRLYVQGKEINGAGINSSFAVHQDVDGRATDVALGWSVALGSPFTFATTLEQEYKSDIFGERGILLGAVHGIVESLFRRYTENGMSEDLAYKNTVECITGVVSRTISTKGMLEIYNSLSEDGKREFEAAYSASFYPCMDILYECYEDVASGSEIRSVVLAGRRFYEKEGLPAFPMGKIDQTRMWKVGERVRSTRPAGDLGPLHPFTAGVFVALMMAQIEVLRKKGHSYSEIINESVIESVDSLNPFMHARGVSFMVDNCSTTARLGSRKWAPRFDYILTQQALVSVDNGAPINRDLISNFMSDPVHGAIKLCAELRPTVDISVPADADFVRPELRQSN